The proteins below are encoded in one region of Parvicella tangerina:
- the rpsA gene encoding 30S ribosomal protein S1 yields the protein MAEETKKEVAEETKTAAAEAAQAAPVEEFDWDALETETDGYSASEKTELFDRYDETLNAINQGEVVNGTVIAMSKKEVVVNIGYKSEGVVSRNEFRYNEDLKIGDPVELFIETLEDKSGQLVVSHKKARMHSAWDKVNEVLETGEIITGHVKCRTKGGLIADVFGIEAFLPGSQIDVKPIRDYDQYVGKNMEFKVVKINPEFKNVVVSHKALIEAELEEQKKQIMSGLEKGQVLEGIVKNITSYGVFIDLGGVDGLIHITDLSWGRVNHPEEIVSLDEKINVVILDFDDDKKRIALGLKQLQAHPWDSLDAELNVGDKVKGKVVVLADYGAFIEIAPGVEGLIHVSEMSWSQHLRTANDFLNIGDEVEAQILTLDREERKMSLGIKQLMPDPWEGIEDKYPVDSKHKSTVKNFTNFGVFVELEEGIDGLIHISDLSWEKKIKHPSEFCNVGDTMEVVVLELDKENRRLSLGHKQLEDNPWDTYATIFTEGSEHEGTVVKVKDKSGIVSLTHGVEGFCPVKHMAKEDGSSLNVDEKATFKVIEFNKDSKKIIVSHAAVWGEIEETKKRTSAARTSKAMKNLNDSSEKTTLGDLDALAELKEKMDKGK from the coding sequence ATGGCTGAAGAAACAAAAAAAGAAGTTGCAGAAGAAACAAAAACTGCAGCAGCAGAAGCTGCTCAAGCAGCACCAGTTGAAGAATTCGATTGGGATGCACTAGAAACAGAAACTGACGGATATTCTGCGTCAGAAAAAACAGAACTTTTTGACAGATACGATGAAACGCTAAACGCGATCAACCAAGGTGAGGTTGTGAATGGTACGGTGATCGCTATGTCTAAGAAAGAAGTTGTTGTAAACATTGGTTACAAAAGCGAAGGAGTTGTATCTAGAAATGAATTCAGATATAATGAAGACCTTAAGATCGGTGACCCTGTAGAGTTATTCATTGAAACACTAGAAGACAAGTCTGGTCAATTAGTGGTATCTCACAAGAAAGCAAGAATGCATTCTGCTTGGGACAAAGTAAATGAAGTTCTTGAAACAGGTGAGATCATTACTGGACACGTGAAGTGTAGAACCAAAGGAGGTTTGATTGCAGATGTATTTGGAATCGAAGCATTCTTACCAGGTTCGCAAATTGATGTTAAGCCAATTAGAGATTACGATCAGTACGTAGGGAAGAACATGGAGTTCAAAGTGGTTAAAATTAACCCTGAATTCAAAAACGTTGTTGTTTCTCACAAAGCACTTATCGAAGCTGAGTTGGAAGAGCAGAAGAAACAAATCATGTCTGGACTTGAGAAAGGACAGGTATTGGAAGGAATCGTTAAAAACATTACTTCATACGGTGTATTCATCGACCTTGGAGGTGTTGACGGTCTTATCCACATCACTGATCTATCTTGGGGAAGAGTTAATCATCCAGAAGAGATCGTTTCACTAGATGAGAAGATCAACGTAGTAATTCTTGACTTTGATGATGACAAGAAGAGAATTGCACTTGGATTGAAGCAACTTCAAGCTCACCCTTGGGATTCACTAGATGCTGAATTGAATGTTGGAGATAAAGTTAAAGGAAAAGTAGTTGTCCTTGCTGACTATGGTGCGTTCATCGAAATCGCTCCTGGTGTAGAAGGATTGATTCACGTTTCTGAAATGAGCTGGTCTCAGCACTTGAGAACTGCTAATGACTTCTTGAACATCGGTGACGAAGTTGAAGCTCAAATCTTGACTTTAGATAGAGAAGAAAGAAAAATGTCTCTTGGAATCAAGCAATTAATGCCAGATCCATGGGAAGGAATTGAAGATAAGTACCCAGTAGATTCTAAGCATAAATCAACGGTTAAAAACTTCACTAACTTCGGTGTATTCGTTGAGTTAGAAGAAGGTATTGATGGTTTGATCCACATTTCTGACCTTTCTTGGGAGAAAAAGATCAAGCACCCATCAGAATTCTGTAATGTCGGTGATACTATGGAAGTTGTTGTTCTTGAGCTAGACAAAGAGAACAGAAGACTAAGCCTAGGTCACAAGCAGTTAGAAGACAACCCATGGGATACTTATGCAACAATCTTTACTGAAGGTTCTGAACACGAAGGAACTGTTGTTAAAGTGAAAGATAAGTCAGGTATTGTTTCATTAACTCACGGAGTTGAAGGATTCTGTCCAGTGAAACACATGGCTAAAGAAGATGGATCAAGCTTGAATGTTGACGAGAAAGCTACATTCAAAGTAATTGAATTCAACAAGGATTCTAAGAAGATCATTGTATCTCATGCAGCTGTATGGGGTGAGATCGAAGAAACTAAGAAAAGAACAAGCGCTGCTAGAACAAGCAAAGCAATGAAGAACCTTAACGATTCTTCTGAGAAGACAACTCTTGGTGACTTAGATGCACTTGCAGAATTGAAAGAAAAAATGGACAAAGGGAAGTAA
- a CDS encoding type II toxin-antitoxin system RelE/ParE family toxin, whose product MYIIEKTPEFDKWLRKLKDRRAKAKILFRIQRIEEQGNFGDCQPIGEGLSELRIHYAKGYRVYIKEYSGTIVILLNGGDKSTQSKDIAKAKDLWTKYKK is encoded by the coding sequence ATGTATATAATTGAAAAGACTCCTGAATTTGATAAGTGGTTGAGGAAACTCAAGGACAGAAGAGCTAAAGCTAAAATCTTATTCAGGATTCAAAGAATTGAGGAGCAAGGAAATTTTGGAGACTGTCAACCAATAGGAGAAGGACTAAGCGAATTGAGAATTCACTATGCAAAAGGTTACCGAGTATATATTAAAGAATATAGCGGAACCATTGTAATTCTTCTGAATGGAGGTGATAAATCAACTCAGTCAAAAGATATTGCAAAAGCAAAAGATTTATGGACGAAATACAAGAAATAA
- a CDS encoding addiction module antidote protein — translation MSTTKFNIADYLDDNEMIVEYLNNILEEGDSSDIISAIGHVAKAIGMTKIAEDTGMSRPSLYKALSENSKPQFETILKVLRAIGGNIQINPAA, via the coding sequence ATGAGCACTACAAAATTTAATATAGCAGATTATTTAGATGACAATGAAATGATTGTTGAGTATTTAAACAACATTTTGGAAGAAGGCGATTCTTCTGATATTATTTCCGCAATTGGTCACGTTGCGAAAGCAATTGGAATGACTAAAATTGCTGAAGATACAGGTATGAGCCGACCTAGCTTATACAAAGCACTTTCTGAAAACTCTAAACCTCAGTTTGAAACTATTCTCAAAGTTCTCAGAGCCATCGGAGGTAATATACAGATCAACCCAGCAGCATAA